The Erythrobacter aurantius genome includes a window with the following:
- a CDS encoding RDD family protein, translating into MQYAGFWIRVGAYLIDFVILFVLQFVILMIFGESVFDTGDASFSAETSSTSPIVNLVLFALGIAYFAGLESSARQATPGKMALGLIVTDVNGGRISFLRALGRYFAKILSGMILFIGFIMVGFTERKQGLHDILASTLVVKGQPGMVGVDPDVFA; encoded by the coding sequence ATGCAATATGCCGGTTTCTGGATTCGGGTCGGAGCCTATTTGATCGATTTCGTAATCCTGTTCGTGCTCCAGTTCGTCATCCTGATGATTTTTGGCGAATCTGTCTTCGATACGGGTGATGCAAGCTTCAGCGCCGAAACATCTTCGACATCGCCGATCGTGAATCTGGTGCTCTTTGCCTTGGGTATCGCCTATTTCGCCGGGCTGGAATCTTCCGCCAGGCAGGCCACGCCGGGCAAGATGGCGCTGGGCCTGATCGTAACCGATGTGAACGGGGGACGGATTTCATTCCTTCGCGCCCTAGGACGCTATTTCGCGAAGATCCTGTCCGGCATGATCCTGTTTATCGGCTTCATCATGGTCGGCTTCACTGAGCGCAAGCAGGGTCTGCACGATATCCTTGCCAGTACACTTGTGGTGAAGGGGCAGCCCGGAATGGTGGGTGTCGATCCGGATGTCTTTGCCTGA